One segment of Chroicocephalus ridibundus chromosome 25, bChrRid1.1, whole genome shotgun sequence DNA contains the following:
- the LOC134527062 gene encoding olfactory receptor 14I1-like: MKGRNLLSITQFLLLAFADTPELQLLHFWTFLGIYLAALLANGLIITTIAYDHRLHTPMYFFLLNLSLLDMGSISTTVPKAMSNSLWDTRDISYAGCAAQLLFFVFFLAAEFCLLTIMAYDRYVAICKPL, encoded by the exons atgaaagggaggaatctcct ctccatcacccagttcctcctcctggcatttgcagacacaccggagctgcagctcttgcacttctggaccttcctgggcatctacctggctgccctcctggccaacggcctcatcatcaccaccatcgcctatGACCACCgtctccacacccccatgtacttcttcctcctcaacctctccctccttgacatgggctccatctccaccactgtccccaaagccatgtccaattccctctgggacaccagggacatctcctatgcaggatgtgctgcacagctcttgttcttcgtcttctttcttgcagcagagttctgtcttctcaccattatggcctatgaccgctatgtggccatctgcaaacccctg